Proteins found in one Planctomycetes bacterium MalM25 genomic segment:
- a CDS encoding DNA polymerase III subunit delta' encodes MSYVSRLKANQLRSRCRGDRRVHQVGKSAVVNQLDETNRNGMLHLVSFHGQQGVGKRFMARHAAAIALCDGPGQKSGQLCRDNPCSACRRIGRTDRTDIFEEKATTILKGAKPSGPGANVTRIAALDADVFIITRIDELDDAQQKVLCSELRDHLDQPNRVIFLTCDDENKLADDLARLLLPHLVRVDLPSEEEAVGFLTCRLQEEGMTFESAEVVVEAVEAIGFDPYGLDTLPFQLKNRGHTSLTQAAITDLYGQSDSTALVVQDMEPLEESW; translated from the coding sequence ATGAGCTACGTCTCACGCCTAAAAGCTAACCAACTGCGTTCCCGTTGCCGGGGCGATCGCCGAGTCCACCAAGTAGGCAAGTCTGCCGTCGTCAATCAGCTTGACGAGACCAACCGGAACGGAATGCTGCACTTAGTATCCTTCCACGGACAGCAAGGAGTCGGCAAAAGGTTCATGGCCCGGCACGCCGCCGCTATAGCACTGTGCGACGGACCCGGACAGAAGTCCGGCCAGCTTTGCCGAGACAACCCCTGCTCCGCTTGCCGGCGAATCGGGCGAACGGATCGCACGGATATCTTTGAGGAGAAAGCAACGACGATCCTCAAAGGGGCGAAACCGTCGGGTCCGGGAGCGAATGTCACACGCATCGCCGCACTGGATGCCGACGTGTTCATCATCACGCGGATCGACGAGCTCGACGACGCTCAGCAGAAGGTCCTGTGCAGTGAGCTGCGCGATCACTTGGATCAGCCCAATCGCGTGATCTTCCTGACGTGCGACGACGAAAACAAGCTCGCCGATGATCTGGCGAGATTGCTCCTGCCGCACCTGGTGCGTGTCGATCTACCGTCGGAAGAGGAGGCGGTCGGCTTCCTCACTTGCCGGCTCCAAGAAGAAGGGATGACTTTCGAGTCCGCGGAAGTCGTGGTTGAAGCGGTGGAGGCGATCGGTTTCGATCCCTACGGTCTCGACACGCTGCCCTTCCAGCTCAAGAACCGCGGGCACACCTCGTTGACCCAGGCGGCCATCACGGACCTGTACGGGCAATCGGATTCGACGGCTCTCGTCGTCCAGGACATGGAGCCGCTTGAAGAGTCTTGGTAG
- a CDS encoding Transposase DDE domain protein: MGMGKRRRESQGELFVPSGELAASPGHAFYRRLNRLLGECGFDDAVEAACVPYYDAQGGRDSIAPGTYFRMLFVGYFEAIDSQRGIAWRCADSLSLREFLGVKLTERTPDHSTLSKTRDRLPLEVHELAFRLVLAAAAEKGLLKGKTLGVDSTTLEADAAMRSIVRKESGEDWKAYVKRLMQEAGEIEEGEDPTDEDLRRFDKKRKNKKTSNAEWESPTDPDARIAKLKDGRTRLAYKAEHAIDLETELVVAAEVYHADQSDSRTLADTAMAARTHVSEAGRGEVFEEVVADKGYHAAGQLELVESLNVRTYIPEPNSPYQRRWTDKPSGLKEAVVANRRRTKTEKNSRLQKLRSERVERTFAHTCETGGARRTRLRGIEKVRKRHLIVAAAHNLAILLRSLLGAGKPKALAGLLDQLAQLLTAALDWLIRTIDQQKSTGC, encoded by the coding sequence ATGGGGATGGGTAAGCGGCGGCGGGAGTCGCAGGGGGAGCTGTTCGTGCCGTCGGGCGAGCTGGCGGCGAGCCCGGGGCACGCGTTCTACCGGCGGCTGAACCGGCTGCTGGGGGAGTGCGGCTTCGACGACGCGGTCGAGGCGGCGTGCGTGCCGTACTACGACGCCCAGGGCGGTCGCGACTCGATCGCGCCGGGCACGTACTTCCGGATGCTGTTCGTCGGGTACTTCGAAGCGATCGACAGCCAGCGTGGGATCGCCTGGCGGTGCGCCGACAGCCTCAGCCTGCGGGAGTTCTTGGGGGTGAAGCTCACCGAACGGACCCCCGACCACTCGACCTTGAGCAAGACCCGCGACCGGCTCCCCTTGGAGGTCCATGAGCTGGCGTTCCGCTTGGTGCTCGCCGCGGCGGCCGAGAAGGGCCTCTTGAAGGGCAAGACGCTCGGCGTCGACTCCACGACACTCGAAGCGGACGCGGCGATGCGGAGCATCGTTCGCAAGGAGTCGGGCGAGGACTGGAAGGCGTACGTCAAGCGGTTGATGCAAGAAGCGGGTGAGATCGAAGAAGGCGAAGACCCCACGGACGAGGACCTGCGGCGGTTCGACAAGAAGCGGAAGAACAAGAAGACGAGCAACGCCGAGTGGGAGTCCCCGACCGACCCGGACGCGCGGATCGCGAAGCTGAAGGACGGCCGCACGCGTCTGGCGTACAAGGCGGAGCACGCGATCGACCTGGAGACCGAGCTGGTGGTCGCGGCGGAGGTCTACCACGCCGACCAGAGCGACTCGCGAACGCTGGCCGACACGGCGATGGCGGCCCGGACCCACGTGTCCGAAGCGGGCCGGGGCGAGGTCTTCGAGGAGGTGGTGGCGGACAAGGGGTACCACGCGGCGGGGCAGTTGGAGTTGGTCGAGAGCCTGAACGTGCGGACCTACATCCCCGAGCCCAACTCGCCTTACCAGCGGCGTTGGACCGATAAACCGAGCGGGCTGAAGGAAGCGGTGGTCGCCAACCGGCGGCGGACGAAGACCGAGAAGAACAGCCGCTTGCAGAAGCTGAGATCGGAACGAGTCGAACGCACGTTCGCCCACACATGCGAGACGGGCGGGGCGAGGCGGACGCGGCTGCGGGGGATCGAGAAGGTGCGGAAGCGACACTTGATCGTGGCCGCCGCCCACAACCTGGCGATCCTCCTGCGGAGCCTCCTGGGGGCCGGCAAGCCCAAGGCCCTGGCGGGCCTCCTCGATCAACTCGCCCAACTACTCACCGCCGCCCTCGACTGGCTCATCCGAACGATCGACCAACAGAAATCAACGGGCTGTTAA
- a CDS encoding ribonuclease H yields MSEQVTTYAYAHGLAAHPSGPGAYGLLVVTPTGRSRDQRAYRHSTKDRMAIAAATAALRHCPRGSTVELHLGNRRVYDAIAAGRLKQWRLDNWRARVGGRPIKDADLWKELDKAFTDRQVSVVLANPHDEAFADCVRRARLANASPLKHTDPTYHRRPAPKSVASRPKTRQTRILVDGDPCPRCQTAVTHRSVKGQVRKPGQRFYWDWILRCKACGARYQTREGRRRIDPESSPPAIAQKAT; encoded by the coding sequence ATGTCCGAACAGGTCACCACCTACGCCTACGCCCACGGCCTCGCCGCCCACCCGAGCGGCCCCGGTGCCTATGGCCTCCTCGTCGTCACCCCCACCGGTCGAAGCCGCGACCAGCGGGCCTACCGACACTCAACCAAAGATCGCATGGCGATCGCCGCCGCGACCGCGGCCCTGCGTCACTGCCCACGGGGATCTACAGTTGAGCTACACCTCGGCAATCGCCGGGTCTATGACGCGATTGCCGCCGGAAGGCTAAAGCAGTGGCGGCTCGATAACTGGCGAGCCCGGGTCGGGGGACGGCCGATTAAGGACGCCGATCTGTGGAAGGAGCTCGACAAGGCCTTTACCGACCGGCAGGTGTCCGTCGTTCTAGCCAACCCTCACGACGAGGCCTTCGCCGACTGCGTCCGTCGAGCGAGGCTCGCGAACGCGTCCCCCCTCAAGCACACCGATCCGACCTACCATCGCCGGCCGGCCCCGAAGTCGGTCGCATCCCGGCCCAAGACCCGACAGACCCGAATCCTCGTCGACGGCGATCCGTGCCCCCGTTGCCAGACGGCTGTCACTCACCGATCGGTCAAGGGGCAAGTCCGTAAGCCCGGCCAGCGTTTCTACTGGGACTGGATCCTGCGGTGCAAAGCCTGCGGGGCTCGCTACCAAACCCGTGAAGGTCGCCGGCGGATCGACCCCGAATCCTCACCACCGGCAATTGCCCAGAAGGCCACCTGA